A genomic window from Vitis riparia cultivar Riparia Gloire de Montpellier isolate 1030 chromosome 18, EGFV_Vit.rip_1.0, whole genome shotgun sequence includes:
- the LOC117907564 gene encoding pentatricopeptide repeat-containing protein At1g71490 — protein MPHPSYFLPKGLFVSQIQRFIPKKWKQSIKPVDIQHVHPSASCNALESAQETFTSVDASMIDSLLTSLKEFTSRGNLLDAFKTLSLIRLHASSASQDLIVHPISSLLSSCTDVKSLAEGRQLHGHIISLGFEQHPILVPKLVTFYSAFNLLVDAHVITENSNILHPFPWNLLISSYVRNGFCQKALSAYKQMVKKGIRPDNFTYPSVLKACGEELDLGFGKEVHESINASRIKWSLIVHNALISMYGKCGKVGIARDLFDKIPERDAVSWNSMISVYASMGMWNEAFELFGSMWAEDIELNIIIWNTIAGGYLRTGNYKGALELLSQMRKRGSHLDSVALIIGLGACSHIGDAKLGKEIHSFAIRSCFGEVDTVKNALITMYSRCKDLKHAYLLFQLMEAKSLITWNSIISGCCHMDRSEEASFLLREMLLSGIEPNYVTIASVLPLCARVANLQHGKEFHCYMTRREDFKDHLLLWNALVDMYARSGKVLEARRVFDMLGEKDKMTYTSMIAGYGMQGEGQAALKLFEEMNNFQIKPDHITMIAVLSACSHSGLVTQGQLLFEKMRSLYGLTPHLEHFACMTDLFGRAGLLNKAKEIIRNMPYKPTPAMWATLIGACRIHRNTEIGEWAAEKLLEMKPENPGYYVLIANMYAAAGCWNKLAKVRTFMRDLGVRKAPGCAWVDVGTGFSPFLVDDTSNANADEIYPLLEGLTMVMKEAGYISSEDFGSGDETSGEFNEEMKLVSNNRC, from the coding sequence ATGCCTCATCCATCTTATTTTCTTCCAAAGGGCCTTTTTGTGTCCCAAATCCAAAGATTCATACctaaaaaatggaaacaaagtATCAAACCAGTAGATATTCAACATGTTCATCCATCTGCGTCCTGCAATGCACTAGAATCTGCCCAAGAGACATTCACAAGTGTTGATGCATCTATGATAGATTCCCTTCTCACATCCTTGAAGGAGTTCACAAGCCGAGGCAATCTATTGGATGCCTTCAAAACTCTCTCTTTGATTAGACTCCATGCTTCTTCTGCTTCTCAGGACCTCATTGTACACCCCATATCTTCTCTTTTATCATCATGTACTGATGTCAAATCCCTTGCAGAGGGTCGACAGCTCCATGGCCACATTATATCTTTGGGTTTTGAACAACATCCCATTTTGGTTCCTAAGCTTGTCACCTTCTACTCAGCCTTTAATCTCCTGGTTGATGCCCATGTTATAACTGAGAATTCAAATATTTTGCATCCTTTTCCTTGGAATCTGCTTATCTCTTCCTATGTTAGAAATGGGTTTTGTCAGAAGGCTCTGTCTGCCTATAAACAAATGGTGAAGAAAGGGATTAGACCAGATAATTTCACTTATCCATCTGTTCTCAAGGCTTGTGGTGAAGAACTTGATTTGGGCTTCGGAAAGGAGGTTCATGAGTCCATCAATGCTAGTCGTATTAAGTGGAGCTTGATTGTGCATAATGCATTAATTTCCATGTATGGTAAGTGTGGGAAGGTGGGTATTGCTCGTGACTTGTTTGATAAAATTCCAGAAAGGGATGCAGTTTCTTGGAACTCAATGATTTCAGTTTACGCCTCCATGGGTATGTGGAATGAAGCATTTGAGCTTTTTGGAAGCATGTGGGCAGAGGATATTGAATTGAACATTATTATTTGGAATACCATAGCTGGGGGTTACTTGCGGACAGGTAATTATAAGGGTGCACTAGAATTGCTTTCTCAGATGAGAAAACGTGGCAGTCATTTGGATTCTGTGGCATTGATCATTGGTTTGGGTGCATGTTCCCATATTGGGGATGCAAAACTGGGGAAAGAGATCCACAGTTTTGCAATCCGTAGttgttttggtgaggttgataCTGTAAAAAATGCATTAATCACTATGTATTCTAGGTGTAAAGATCTCAAGCATGCATATTTGTTATTCCAATTGATGGAAGCTAAGAGTTTAATTACCTGGAACTCCATAATTTCTGGTTGCTGTCATATGGATCGATCCGAGGAAGCCTCCTTCCTTTTAAGAGAGATGTTGCTTTCTGGCATTGAACCAAATTATGTGACAATTGCAAGCGTTCTTCCTCTCTGTGCTCGAGTAGCAAATTTGCAACATGGGAAAGAGTTCCACTGCTACATGACTAGGCGTGAGGATTTCAAGGATCATCTGTTACTATGGAATGCTCTTGTGGATATGTATGCAAGATCAGGAAAAGTTTTAGAAGCTAGAAGAGTGTTTGATATGTTGGGTGAGAAGGATAAGATGACTTATACCTCCATGATTGCTGGATATGGGATGCAAGGAGAGGGACAGGCTGCATTAAAACTGTTTGAAGAGATGAACAATTTCCAGATCAAACCTGATCATATAACCATGATTGCAGTTCTATCAGCATGCAGCCATTCAGGTCTTGTAACTCAAGGTCAActgctttttgaaaaaatgaggaGTCTCTATGGTCTTACTCCACATTTAGAGCACTTTGCTTGCATGACTGATCTTTTTGGTAGGGCAGGTTTATTAAATAAGGCAAAggaaataattagaaatatgcCTTACAAGCCAACTCCTGCTATGTGGGCCACTCTCATAGGAGCCTGTCGGATTCATCGAAATACAGAGATAGGGGAATGGGCAGCTGAAAAACTGTTGGAAATGAAGCCTGAAAATCCAGGATACTATGTGTTGATTGCTAACATGTATGCTGCTGCTGGGTGTTGGAACAAGCTTGCAAAGGTGAGAACTTTCATGAGGGATTTGGGTGTGAGAAAGGCTCCTGGATGTGCTTGGGTTGATGTAGGCACTGGGTTTTCTCCCTTTCTGGTGGATGACACATCAAATGCTAATGCAGATGAGATTTATCCTTTGTTGGAAGGATTGACCATGGTAATGAAAGAAGCCGGTTATATTTCCAGTGAAGATTTTGGTTCTGGTGATGAAACTTCCGGGGAATTCAATGAGGAAATGAAATTAGTATCAAACAATAGATGTTGA
- the LOC117906150 gene encoding uncharacterized protein LOC117906150, with amino-acid sequence MSLLTNSTTLLRPSKLSSPLLHPHTASIATHFTQRRSRRCNLLRVSSSPQNPTATIAEPVTTTQSDEANGDGGDESKLLSGSSVVRAFYAGINSHDLDSVEELIAHNCVYEDLIFPQPFVGRKAIMDFFNKFIDTISMELQFVIDDISEADSSAVGVTWHLEWKGRPFPFSKGCSFYRLEVLNGKRQIIYGRDSVEPFFKPGETALVAIRGVAWLLQRFPKLADWL; translated from the exons ATGAGCCTCCTCACAAACTCCACCACTCTCCTTCGACCATCAAAACTATCTTCGCCCCTTCTTCATCCCCACACAGCCTCCATTGCCACCCACTTCACTCAGAGAAGAAGCAGAAGATGCAACCTACTAAGGGTTTCATCTTCCCCACAAAACCCAACTGCCACCATTGCAGAACCAGTAACAACCACTCAAAGTGATGAAGCTAATGGTGATGGTGGTGATGAGTCCAAATTGCTTTCTGGGTCCAGTGTTGTGAGGGCTTTCTATGCAGGAATCAATAGTCATGACCTTGATTCTGTGGAGGAGCTCATTGCCCACAACTGTGTCTATGAAGACCTCATCTTTCCCCAACCCTTTGTGGGTCGTAAG GCGATCATGGACTTCTTCAACAAATTTATTGATACCATAAGCATGGAATTGCAATTTGTGATTGATGACATATCAGAAGCTGATTCCTCGGCTGTTGGGGTTACATGGCACTTGG AATGGAAGGGGAGGCCTTTTCCATTTAGCAAAGGGTGCAGCTTTTATCGGTTGGAGGTGTTGAATGGCAAAAGGCAAATAAT TTATGGGCGAGATAGTGTGGAGCCATTTTTCAAGCCAGGAGAGACAGCTTTG GTAGCCATCAGGGGGGTAGCTTGGCTGCTGCAACGGTTTCCAAAATTAGCAGACTGGTTATGA
- the LOC117907875 gene encoding pentatricopeptide repeat-containing protein At1g71460, chloroplastic, with translation MNTIDSPLLSTSIRLSPKTLLKPSNSLNKPNFKPSSTHLKTPLKSPENLTFSQKDAYPMSLPLQSKNPHAIYSDNQTTPSRPTQTQFRTRLKSPKKKPFSEKDAFPMSLPLHTKNPHAIFSDIQRFARQGKLKEALTILDYCDQQGIPVNPTTFSSLLRACVESKSLTYGKQIHVHIRINGLENNEFLRTKLVHMYTSCGSLEDARGVFDGVSSKSVYTWNALLRGNVISGRRHYREALSTYSEMRELGVELNVYSFSCMIKSFAGATAFRQGLKAHALLIKNGLVDSSILRTSLIDMYFKCGKIKLARLMFEEIVERDVVVWGAMIAGFGHNRLQREALEYLRWMRREGICPNSVIMTTILPVIGEVGAWKLGREVHAYVVKTKSYSKQVFIQSALIDMYCKCGDMASGRQVFYASTERNAVSWTALMSGYVSNGRLDQALRSIAWMQQEGFRPDVVTVATVLPVCAELRALRQGKEIHSYAVKNGFLPNVSIATSLMVMYSKCGNLDYSFKLFDGMDARNVISWTAMIDSYVENGCLHEAVGVFRSMQLSKHRPDSVAMARILSICGELRVLKLGKEIHGQILKKDFESIPFVSAEIIKMYGNFGAISKAKLAFKAIPAKGSMAWTAIIEAYGYNDLYQDAINLFHQMQSDGFIPNHYTFKAVLSICERAELADDACLIFNLMSRRYRIKASNEHYSSIIELLNRVGRTEDAQRFIQMRSASP, from the coding sequence ATGAACACCATAGACAGTCCCCTCCTATCCACTTCCATTCGCCTTTCTCCCAAAACCCTGCTAAAACCCTCAAATTCTCTCAATAAACCAAACTTCAAGCCCTCTTCAACCCACCTCAAAACTCCACTAAAGTCACCGGAAAACCTAACTTTCTCACAAAAGGATGCATACCCAATGTCCCTGCCACTCCAATCCAAGAACCCACATGCCATTTACAGTGACAATCAAACAACTCCCTCCAGACCCACCCAAACCCAGTTTAGAACCAGATTGAAATCACCAAAAAAGAAACCGTTCTCGGAAAAAGATGCATTTCCGATGTCCTTGCCACTACATACTAAGAACCCACATGCAATTTTCAGTGACATTCAGAGATTTGCCAGGCAGGGTAAGCTCAAAGAGGCTCTCACCATCTTGGACTACTGTGACCAACAAGGTATCCCTGTTAACCCCACTACATTCTCCTCCCTTCTCCGTGCCTGTGTTGAATCAAAGTCTTTGACATATGGTAAGCAAATTCATGTGCATATTAGAATAAATGGGCTTGAAAACAATGAATTTTTGCGAACAAAACTTGTTCACATGTACACATCTTGTGGTTCTTTGGAGGACGCTAGAGGGGTTTTTGATGGGGTTAGCTCTAAGAGTGTGTATACTTGGAATGCATTGCTGAGAGGCAATGTGATTTCAGGTCGAAGGCATTACAGGGAGGCACTTTCAACTTATTCAGAAATGAGGGAATTGGGGGTTGAGTTGAATGTttatagtttttcttgtatGATCAAGAGCTTTGCCGGTGCCACGGCATTCAGGCAAGGTTTAAAGGCTCATGCCCTTTTGATAAAGAATGGTTTGGTGGATAGTTCGATTCTGAGGACTAGTTTGATTGATATGTACTTCAAATGTGGTAAAATTAAACTTGCACGCCTTATGTTTGAAGAAATTGTTGAGAGAGATGTTGTGGTGTGGGGGGCTATGATTGCAGGGTTTGGGCATAATAGGTTGCAGAGAGAAGCATTGGAGTATCTGAGGTGGATGAGGAGAGAAGGGATATGTCCAAATTCTGTTATAATGACTACAATACTTCCAGTGATAGGGGAAGTGGGTGCCTGGAAATTGGGGAGGGAGGTTCATGCTTATGTGGTCAAGACAAAGAGTTATTCAAAGCAGGTGTTTATTCAGTCTGCATTGATTGATATGTATTGCAAGTGTGGGGATATGGCTTCAGGGAGACAAGTGTTTTATGCCTCTACAGAGAGGAATGCTGTTTCCTGGACTGCTTTGATGTCAGGTTATGTCTCAAATGGGAGGCTTGACCAGGCACTGAGATCGATAGCTTGGATGCAGCAAGAAGGGTTCAGGCCTGATGTTGTCACGGTTGCCACTGTTCTCCCGGTTTGTGCAGAGTTAAGGGCTTTGAGGCAGGGGAAGGAGATTCACAGTTATGCTGTGAAGAATGGGTTTCTGCCCAATGTATCTATAGCTACTTCTCTGATGGTTATGTACTCAAAGTGTGGAAACTTGGATTACTCTTTTAAGCTCTTTGATGGAATGGACGCAAGGAATGTGATCTCATGGACAGCCATGATTGATTCATATGTGGAAAATGGGTGTCTACATGAGGCAGTTGGTGTGTTTAGGTCTATGCAGTTGTCAAAGCACAGGCCAGACTCTGTTGCAATGGCGAGGATTTTGAGCATTTGTGGTGAACTTCGAgttttgaagcttgggaagGAGATTCATGGACAGATCTTGAAGAAAGATTTTGAATCGATACCTTTTGTTTCTGCAGAAATAATTAAGATGTATGGAAATTTTGGAGCAATCAGTAAAGCAAAGTTGGCATTTAAGGCCATCCCTGCCAAGGGTTCTATGGCATGGACTGCCATTATAGAAGCTTATGGATATAACGATTTGTATCAGGATGCAATTAATCTTTTTCATCAGATGCAATCTGATGGTTTCATTCCAAATCATTACACTTTCAAAGCAGTTCTATCTATTTGTGAACGAGCTGAATTAGCAGATGATGCCTGCCTCATCTTCAATCTAATGTCCCGAAGATATAGAATTAAGGCATCCAATGAACACTACTCTAGTATCATTGAACTTCTCAACCGTGTTGGTCGTACTGAAGACGCCCAAAGATTTATTCAAATGAGATCTGCCTCACCATAA